The window CCGCCTGGAGGTGGGGCAGTTCCAGCTCGGCGAACAGGCGCCCCAGGGCGGCAGAGTACCCGGCCGGGGTCCGCGGCTCGGGAGCCGCCTGCGCCGACACGGGTACCTGCCCCCGCGCGAAGCGGTAGAGCCGCAGCGCGCCCTGCACCGCCCCGATCTGCTCGGCGGTCAGTTCCTTCTGCCCCTGGCGCACCGCCTGGGCGATCCGGCGCCGGTGCACGGCAGGCACGAGCTCGGCCAGCCCCAGTCCCCAGCCCGCCTTGATCTCGGCCCACTGCGTCTGGAGGGGCGACAGACTGGGGTGCAGCGGGGCCTCGACCGCCTCCTGCGCGCGCTCCACCGACTGCGGGGCGGCGGCTTTCGGGGGGGTCGCCTGCTTCTTCGGCATCGCGGGAGGGCTCACTTTGGCCGCCTTCGGGGCCTTGACGGCCTGGGCTTTTCCGGAGTGCGCCTTCGCAGACTGGGCCGACGCTTCAGGGTCCTGGGCCGCGCCGCGTTTCTCCAGCTTCGCCTTCTTGGTGGTCGGGGCCTTCAGCGTCTGCCCCTTGGCAGCCTTGACCGCCTTCTTGGCGCGGGGACGGCTGGCAGGCGCGGCCAGCACGCGGCTCAGGAGTGCGGGCAGCTCGGCCGCCTCTCCTCCCTCGTACTCCGTCCAGTCGGCGCCGGCCAGGGCCAGCCACTCGGCCTGCCGCGCCGGGTCGAGCACCTCCCGCGCTCGGGTGAAGTGCCCGCTCTGCCCCAGGTGCAGTGCCAGCAGGGTCAGGAACTGCCGGGGCGTGCGGTAGGCCGACAGTGGCTGCGGATTCACGAGGGCCTGAAGCAGCAGGCACAGGGCGGCATAGTCGTCGGCACGGATACGCCCGTCCTGAAAGGTCGCCTGGAGGCGCAGCCACAGGTCCGTGGGGGCCGCGGCGCGCAGCCCGGCGTACCAGGTCTGGGCCTCACGCCACTGCGGGTCCTGGCGCACGTCGAGCATCTCCAGACCACTGCCGGGGTCCATGATCCGCTCGGCACGCGCGGGGGCCGGGGCCATGCGTTCGGGCGCGGCGGGCAGCTCGGCCGGACCGAAGTCCTGCAGCCGGGCCTGCACTGCCGGGTCGCGGCCCAGCTCTTGAAGGCGCGTGAGGTCTTCGAGGCGAAAGGGCTTACGGTCGCGGATCGTCTCGGTCAGGAAGGCGCGCGTGCGGGCCGGCAGGTCCAGCCCCGGAGCGATCTCAGCCCAGTGCCGGACGATCTGGGCCACGCGGTTGCGCCCCAGATACGCGTCCCAGTCGGCGGCGTTCAGGCGGCCGCCCTCCAGCCGGGTGCGGCGGGTCAGGGGCGTGGGTGGGGGCGGGGGCACGGTCAGAGCCGGCTCCCCGAACTCGGGAGGAGCCTCACGTTCCTGAGTCAGGGCCGCGAGCTGCCGCAGCGCGGGACGGGTCAGCGGACGCTCTTTGTCCCACAGGTCGCTCAGCAGCGCGTGCAGTTCGGGCGGCAGACCGCCGCTCGTCGCCATGGCCGTCAAGACCCAGTCGAAACCCTGACTCCGCATATAGCCACGCCAGTTCTCGGCTTCGGCCAGCCGCCGCGCCTGTTCTCGCGCCTCCTCGCGCACCTGATGTGCCCCGACCTGATCGGTCAGACGACTGCCGATCCGGCGGCCTTCCTCCTGACCCAGGACACCGGTAAAGAGGCATGAACTGCCCAGGGGCCCGACGGTCTCGCCGCTCAGGGCGGTGACCCGGAACTCGTACCGCAGGCCGTGGCCCGAGCCGGGCGGGCAGGCCACGCAGGCGAGGCCCGGCTGCGGTGCGCCGTGGTCGGTCACGGACAGGCCGGTGTAGAGGTCGAAGAAAACCGGTTCCAGCTGACCGGGCACCTGGACGAAGGGGTGGGCCGCGCCCTGAGCGACAAGACGGTCCTGGACCTCATCGAGAATACGGCGGGCGGCCGGCACATGGGCGAGAAGATACATAGTGCGCTCACCAGTGTACGGTCTTTTCGGCCGGTCAGGTGGGTATGCCTTGCAATCGCGAGGCCGCCGCACTCCCCATGTGTTTCCGAACGGCCTCACGGCGAAGGAAGCGCCTCTATGTTCTCCGATCCATTAATGTGGCCCCGCCTGTGACAACGCCGCAATTGTTCCTTTCTCATTCTGGGGAGCGGGCCAATTGCGCCCCCTTCGTCCCTTCTCTGTGCGGACCCGTCTGGCCGCACGGTGCGTGGAGGCCCGGACCCCGGCCACTGCCACCCCAATTTCATGTTCCCGAGGATTTCCGATGCGCAATATGATCATGCTCACCCTTGCCGTAACCACTTCTTTCGCCGCCGCACAGACCGTGCGTGTGGGCATGGCCTACGACTCCGGCGGCAAGGCCGACAAGAGCTTCAACCAGAGCGCCTATGAGGGCGCCGGCCGCGCCGCCAAGCAGCTCGGCATCCAGACCAGGGACTTCGAGCCCAGCAGCGCGGTGTCCAACATCCAGGGGATGCGCGCCTTCGCCAAGGACCGCACCAATCTGACCATCGGCGTGGGCTTTGCCAACAACGAGAGCGTCACGTCGGTCGCCAAAGAAAACCCGAATCTCTACTTCGGATTGATCGATGACGTGTCGCCTGCCAAGAACGTCGCCAGCCTGGTGTTCAACGAGGAACAGGGCAGCTACCTCGTGGGCTACCTCGCCGCCCTGAACAGCTCGACCGGCGTGGTCGGCTTCGTGGGCGGCATGGACATTCCCCTCATCCACAAGTTCGAGGCGGGCTACACCGCCGGGGTCAAGGCCGCCAACCCCAAGGCGCGGGTGTTCGCGCAGTATGTCGGCACCACGCCCGCCGCCTGGAACAACCCGGCGAAGGCCAAGGAAATCGCGGCCGGCAT is drawn from Deinococcus sp. Leaf326 and contains these coding sequences:
- a CDS encoding BMP family protein; the encoded protein is MLTLAVTTSFAAAQTVRVGMAYDSGGKADKSFNQSAYEGAGRAAKQLGIQTRDFEPSSAVSNIQGMRAFAKDRTNLTIGVGFANNESVTSVAKENPNLYFGLIDDVSPAKNVASLVFNEEQGSYLVGYLAALNSSTGVVGFVGGMDIPLIHKFEAGYTAGVKAANPKARVFAQYVGTTPAAWNNPAKAKEIAAGMRGRGADIIFAAAGGSGNGVVDYIRQTQCLKAAQLPSGLKFTSDNFKNVVKSTGYKTACAGDTRPMFFIGVDSNQNYLGDFDKNPGTLNHGLTSMLKRVDNAVYALIRDVKAGKFKGGERRFGLKDGGVGYAVDEYNRSLISSEQVLKVEAAKTQIMSGAIKVPTK